The following proteins are encoded in a genomic region of Gossypium hirsutum isolate 1008001.06 chromosome D05, Gossypium_hirsutum_v2.1, whole genome shotgun sequence:
- the LOC121217902 gene encoding oxysterol-binding protein-related protein 1C isoform X1 yields the protein MHPLCCISTVSDHSPVKPLPDNVAMPPHPPVTTVTTTSSSGSSFRSNSVRSTVQILCQSDQNQNNQHRRSSSVDLNRMSQRNGTPLGREVSKALNLAPAPAPPPQVDVKINNIVGNGISGVLYKWVNYGKGWKPRWFVLQDGVLSYYKIHGPDKIVVSQETERGSKVIGEESLRLISRHRNSISRHSQNRRKPFGEVHLKVSSIRESRSDDKRFSIFTGTKRLHLRAEARDDRVAWVEALQAVKDMFPRMSNSELMAPMDNVAVSTEKLRQRLMQERVHELAIQDSEQIMKSEFSALQNHLVLLKQKQSLLIDTLRQLETEKVDLENTVVDESQNKLIDLGASSMIRQDKSSGSSTDSDDDNERVDAAEEETDEDDHTFFDTRDILSSSSFRSNGSDLRTSSFSSDDEGTIADDSEDNIDPYVKSVGSNFPSIKRRKKLPDPVEREKSVSLWSMIKENIGKDLTKVCLPVYFNEPLSSLQKCFEDLEYSYLLDRAYEWGKRGNNLMRILNVAAFAVSGYSSTEGRICKPFNPLLGETYEADFPDKGVRFFSEKVSHHPMIVACHCQGTGWKLWGDSNLKSKFWGRSIQLDPVGVLTLEFDDGDVFKWSKVTTSIYNLILGKMYCDHYGTMRIEGNRDYSCKLKFKEQSIIDRNPHQVHGGVQDRNGKTVATLFGKWDESMHYANGDCFAKGKGQDSLSETHLLWKRSKPPKYSTRYNLTRFAITLNELTPGLKEKLPPTDSRLRPDQRYLENGEYEMANSEKLRLERRQRQARNMQERGWKPRWFAKDKNSDSYRFIGGYWEAREQGKWDSCPDIFGQIPSDHPLD from the exons ATGCATCCTCTCTGTTGTATTTCCACCGTATCGGATCATTCCCCAGTCAAACCTTTACCCGACAACGTCGCCATGCCTCCTCATCCACCTGTAACTACCGTAACGACCACTTCCTCTTCCGGCTCTTCATTTAGATCCAACTCGGTTCGATCTACGGTCCAAATCCTGTGCCAGTCCGATCAAAATCAGAACAATCAACATCGCCGTAGTAGTAGCGTGGATTTGAATCGGATGAGCCAGAGAAATGGGACACCGTTGGGAAGAGAGGTTTCGAAGGCTCTGAATCTGGCTCCGGCTCCGGCTCCTCCGCCGCAAGTGGATGTGAAGATAAACAACATCGTGGGGAACGGAATATCGGGAGTGCTTTACAAATGGGTGAATTACGGGAAAGGTTGGAAACCGAGATGGTTCGTTTTGCAGGACGGAGTTTTATCATATTATAAAATCCACGGTCCTGATAAAATCGTCGTTAGCCAAGAAACGGAAAGAGGATCCAAAGTTATCGGCGAAGAATCTCTCCGTCTTATCTCCCGACATCGCAATTCCATTTCTCGTCATTCCCAAAACCGTCGGAAACCCTTTGGTGAAGTCCACCTAAAg GTTTCCTCTATAAGGGAGAGCAGATCAGATGATAAGAGATTCTCGATCTTCACCGGAACTAAGAGGCTTCATTTACGAGCCGAGGCTCGGGATGATCGGGTTGCGTGGGTGGAGGCGCTTCAGGCGGTTAAAGATATGTTTCCTAGGATGTCAAATAGCGAGCTCATGGCTCCGATGGACAATGTGGCGGTTTCAACTGAAAAGTTGAGGCAACGGCTGATGCAGGAAAGGGTACACGAATTGGCTATCCAAGATAGTGAACAGATTATGAAGAGTGAATTCTCGGCATTGCAGAACCATCTAGTGTTGCTTAAACAGAAACAAAGTCTTCTCATTGATACCTTGCGTCAATTAGAG ACAGAAAAAGTTGATCTGGAGAATACAGTGGTTGATGAGAGCCAAAACAAGTTGATTGATCTAGGGGCTTCTTCTATGATAAGGCAAGACAAGTCCAGTG gaagttcaaCTGACTCAGATGATGATAATGAAAGAGTTGACGCTGCAGAAGAAGAAACTGATGAAGATGATCATACATTCTTTGACACTCGTGACATTTTGTCATCAAGTTCTTTCAGAAGCAATGGATCTGATCTCCGGACATCATCTTTTTCTTCTGATGATGAAGGTACTATTGCTGATGATTCTGAAGACAACATTGATCCTTACGTCAAATCTGTTGGAAGTAACTTTCCTAGCATTAAACGGCGAAAAAAGTTGCCTGACCCAGTTGAAAGGGAGAAAAGTGTAAGTCTTTGGTCAATGATCAAGGAGAATATTGGGAAAGACCTTACAAAAGTTTGTCTTCCTGTTTACTTCAATGAGCCTCTCTCTTCTCTTCAAAAGTGTTTTGAGGATCTGGAATATTCATATCTGCTTGATCGTGCATATGAATGGGGTAAAAGG GGAAATAACCTAATGAGAATTCTTAATGTGGCTGCATTTGCTGTGTCTGGATATTCTTCAACAGAAGGAAGAATTTGCAAACCCTTTAATCCATTATTAGGAGAAACATATGAGGCTGACTTCCCAGATAAAGGTGTACGCTTCTTCTCAGAGAAG GTCAGTCATCATCCTATGATTGTAGCATGTCATTGTCAGGGTACAGGATGGAAGTTGTGGGGTGATAGCAATTTAAAGAGCAAATTTTGGGGTCGCTCAATTCAGCTAGATCCTGTGGGTGTGTTGACCTTGGAGTTTGATGATGGAGACGTGTTCAAGTGGAGTAAG GTGACGACATCAATATACAATCTCATACTGGGAAAGATGTACTGTGATCACTATGGTACTATGCGAATAGAGGGGAATCGTGACTATTCATGTAAGCTGAAATTCAAGGAGCAGTCTATCATAGATAGAAACCCTCACCAG GTACATGGTGGAGTTCAAGATAGAAATGGAAAGACAGTGGCTACATTATTTGGAAAATGGGATGAGAGCATGCATTATGCGAATGGAGATTGTTTTGCAAAGGGAAAAGGACAGGACTCTTTGTCAGAAACCCATCTGCTCTGGAAGCGGAGCAAGCCTCCTAAATACTCCACCAGATATAACTTAACACGTTTTGCCATCACATTGAATGAGCTCACTCCTGGTCTGAAG GAAAAGTTGCCTCCTACAGATTCAAGGCTGAGACCTGATCAAAGGTATCTGGAAAACGGGGAGTATGAAATGGCAAATTCAGAGAAGCTGCGGTTGGAGCGGCGGCAACGACAG GCTCGGAACATGCAAGAGAGAGGTTGGAAGCCAAGGTGGTTTGCAAAGGATAAAAACAGTGATTCATATCGATTTATTGGTGGATATTGGGAGGCTAGAGAGCAAGGGAAATGGGATTCATGTCCTGATATTTTTGGCCAAATCCCTTCTGATCATCCCCTTGACTAA
- the LOC121217902 gene encoding oxysterol-binding protein-related protein 1C isoform X2, protein MHPLCCISTVSDHSPVKPLPDNVAMPPHPPVTTVTTTSSSGSSFRSNSVRSTVQILCQSDQNQNNQHRRSSSVDLNRMSQRNGTPLGREVSKALNLAPAPAPPPQVDVKINNIVGNGISGVLYKWVNYGKGWKPRWFVLQDGVLSYYKIHGPDKIVVSQETERGSKVIGEESLRLISRHRNSISRHSQNRRKPFGEVHLKVSSIRESRSDDKRFSIFTGTKRLHLRAEARDDRVAWVEALQAVKDMFPRMSNSELMAPMDNVAVSTEKLRQRLMQERVHELAIQDSEQIMKSEFSALQNHLVLLKQKQSLLIDTLRQLETEKVDLENTVVDESQNKLIDLGASSMIRQDKSSEGSSTDSDDDNERVDAAEEETDEDDHTFFDTRDILSSSSFRSNGSDLRTSSFSSDDEGTIADDSEDNIDPYVKSVGSNFPSIKRRKKLPDPVEREKSVSLWSMIKENIGKDLTKVCLPVYFNEPLSSLQKCFEDLEYSYLLDRAYEWGKRGNNLMRILNVAAFAVSGYSSTEGRICKPFNPLLGETYEADFPDKGVRFFSEKVSHHPMIVACHCQGTGWKLWGDSNLKSKFWGRSIQLDPVGVLTLEFDDGDVFKWSKVTTSIYNLILGKMYCDHYGTMRIEGNRDYSCKLKFKEQSIIDRNPHQVHGGVQDRNGKTVATLFGKWDESMHYANGDCFAKGKGQDSLSETHLLWKRSKPPKYSTRYNLTRFAITLNELTPGLKEKLPPTDSRLRPDQRYLENGEYEMANSEKLRLERRQRQARNMQERGWKPRWFAKDKNSDSYRFIGGYWEAREQGKWDSCPDIFGQIPSDHPLD, encoded by the exons ATGCATCCTCTCTGTTGTATTTCCACCGTATCGGATCATTCCCCAGTCAAACCTTTACCCGACAACGTCGCCATGCCTCCTCATCCACCTGTAACTACCGTAACGACCACTTCCTCTTCCGGCTCTTCATTTAGATCCAACTCGGTTCGATCTACGGTCCAAATCCTGTGCCAGTCCGATCAAAATCAGAACAATCAACATCGCCGTAGTAGTAGCGTGGATTTGAATCGGATGAGCCAGAGAAATGGGACACCGTTGGGAAGAGAGGTTTCGAAGGCTCTGAATCTGGCTCCGGCTCCGGCTCCTCCGCCGCAAGTGGATGTGAAGATAAACAACATCGTGGGGAACGGAATATCGGGAGTGCTTTACAAATGGGTGAATTACGGGAAAGGTTGGAAACCGAGATGGTTCGTTTTGCAGGACGGAGTTTTATCATATTATAAAATCCACGGTCCTGATAAAATCGTCGTTAGCCAAGAAACGGAAAGAGGATCCAAAGTTATCGGCGAAGAATCTCTCCGTCTTATCTCCCGACATCGCAATTCCATTTCTCGTCATTCCCAAAACCGTCGGAAACCCTTTGGTGAAGTCCACCTAAAg GTTTCCTCTATAAGGGAGAGCAGATCAGATGATAAGAGATTCTCGATCTTCACCGGAACTAAGAGGCTTCATTTACGAGCCGAGGCTCGGGATGATCGGGTTGCGTGGGTGGAGGCGCTTCAGGCGGTTAAAGATATGTTTCCTAGGATGTCAAATAGCGAGCTCATGGCTCCGATGGACAATGTGGCGGTTTCAACTGAAAAGTTGAGGCAACGGCTGATGCAGGAAAGGGTACACGAATTGGCTATCCAAGATAGTGAACAGATTATGAAGAGTGAATTCTCGGCATTGCAGAACCATCTAGTGTTGCTTAAACAGAAACAAAGTCTTCTCATTGATACCTTGCGTCAATTAGAG ACAGAAAAAGTTGATCTGGAGAATACAGTGGTTGATGAGAGCCAAAACAAGTTGATTGATCTAGGGGCTTCTTCTATGATAAGGCAAGACAAGTCCAGTG aaggaagttcaaCTGACTCAGATGATGATAATGAAAGAGTTGACGCTGCAGAAGAAGAAACTGATGAAGATGATCATACATTCTTTGACACTCGTGACATTTTGTCATCAAGTTCTTTCAGAAGCAATGGATCTGATCTCCGGACATCATCTTTTTCTTCTGATGATGAAGGTACTATTGCTGATGATTCTGAAGACAACATTGATCCTTACGTCAAATCTGTTGGAAGTAACTTTCCTAGCATTAAACGGCGAAAAAAGTTGCCTGACCCAGTTGAAAGGGAGAAAAGTGTAAGTCTTTGGTCAATGATCAAGGAGAATATTGGGAAAGACCTTACAAAAGTTTGTCTTCCTGTTTACTTCAATGAGCCTCTCTCTTCTCTTCAAAAGTGTTTTGAGGATCTGGAATATTCATATCTGCTTGATCGTGCATATGAATGGGGTAAAAGG GGAAATAACCTAATGAGAATTCTTAATGTGGCTGCATTTGCTGTGTCTGGATATTCTTCAACAGAAGGAAGAATTTGCAAACCCTTTAATCCATTATTAGGAGAAACATATGAGGCTGACTTCCCAGATAAAGGTGTACGCTTCTTCTCAGAGAAG GTCAGTCATCATCCTATGATTGTAGCATGTCATTGTCAGGGTACAGGATGGAAGTTGTGGGGTGATAGCAATTTAAAGAGCAAATTTTGGGGTCGCTCAATTCAGCTAGATCCTGTGGGTGTGTTGACCTTGGAGTTTGATGATGGAGACGTGTTCAAGTGGAGTAAG GTGACGACATCAATATACAATCTCATACTGGGAAAGATGTACTGTGATCACTATGGTACTATGCGAATAGAGGGGAATCGTGACTATTCATGTAAGCTGAAATTCAAGGAGCAGTCTATCATAGATAGAAACCCTCACCAG GTACATGGTGGAGTTCAAGATAGAAATGGAAAGACAGTGGCTACATTATTTGGAAAATGGGATGAGAGCATGCATTATGCGAATGGAGATTGTTTTGCAAAGGGAAAAGGACAGGACTCTTTGTCAGAAACCCATCTGCTCTGGAAGCGGAGCAAGCCTCCTAAATACTCCACCAGATATAACTTAACACGTTTTGCCATCACATTGAATGAGCTCACTCCTGGTCTGAAG GAAAAGTTGCCTCCTACAGATTCAAGGCTGAGACCTGATCAAAGGTATCTGGAAAACGGGGAGTATGAAATGGCAAATTCAGAGAAGCTGCGGTTGGAGCGGCGGCAACGACAG GCTCGGAACATGCAAGAGAGAGGTTGGAAGCCAAGGTGGTTTGCAAAGGATAAAAACAGTGATTCATATCGATTTATTGGTGGATATTGGGAGGCTAGAGAGCAAGGGAAATGGGATTCATGTCCTGATATTTTTGGCCAAATCCCTTCTGATCATCCCCTTGACTAA